A genomic segment from Leguminivora glycinivorella isolate SPB_JAAS2020 chromosome 27, LegGlyc_1.1, whole genome shotgun sequence encodes:
- the LOC125240195 gene encoding brain-specific homeobox protein homolog produces MDTRSDSPTDSNRQETAKTSFLIEDILYRGQIKPQERRFEYEREPKPYFPVPSEIRPVAREGSYLQVMGALGAYLHAPNTYKTVEAPYFLSQGVPYHALFTPSELSLSALKHCRRRKARTVFSDPQLTGLEKRFETQRYLSTPERVELAGALNLSETQVKTWFQNRRMKHKKQMRKQQRAESQF; encoded by the exons ATGGACACACGAAGCGACAGCCCCACTGACTCCAACCGGCAGGAGACTGCAAAGACCTCCTTTCTCATCGAGGACATCTTGTATAGAGGCCAAATCAAACCCCAAGAGCGGAGATTTGAGTATGAAAGGGAGCCTAAGCCGTATTTCCCGGTGCCTAGTGAAATAAGGCCCGTGGCTAGAGAGGGGTCTTATTTGCAGGTCATGGGGGCTTTAGGGGCGTATTTGCATGCGCCTAATACTTATAAGACTGTGGAGGCGCCTTATTTTCTGTCTCAAG GAGTGCCCTACCATGCTCTTTTCACGCCGTCCGAACTATCGTTGTCAGCACTGAAGCACTGCCGGCGGCGGAAGGCACGCACGGTTTTTTCCGACCCACAACTAACAG GTCTCGAGAAGCGCTTCGAGACGCAACGCTACCTGTCAACACCAGAACGCGTGGAGCTGGCTGGAGCGCTCAACCTCTCGGAGACGCAAGTCAAGACCTGGTTCCAGAACAGAAGGATGAAGCATAAGAAGCAGATGAGGAAGCAGCAACGAG CCGAATCTCAGTTCTAA